GTTTCGGATTCGTTGACGATGTCGTTTATCAGGTCGTAGCGTGCCTTTGCCTCCATGGCCGCGAGCGAGCTGCCGGTGGACAGTCGCATGCGCAGCTCCATGAGTTCATTGACGAACTCCGGGCTGGTTGCGTATTCGAAGCGCCGTTCGGCAACGCCTCGGGCGTCGATCAGTGCCCGTTCGACCTCGTAAGCGGAAAGATTGTGGCCCGCGCTGGTCAGTCGCGCGCAGAGTTCCGTTGCCGCGCGGTGCACGTCGGGGAGGGTGACGAGGCGCTCGCGACGGGGCTTCTTCAGGGCTTCTGCCAGGGCTTTTTTCAGCTCACGCAGCCCGGCGCCCGTGGTTGCGACCATGGGCACCACGGCGGCGTCCATGCGCCGGGCGAGACGTTCGACATCGATCGTGACGCCGTTGCTGGTCGCCACGTCCAGCATGTTGACGGCGAGCACCAGCGGCAGGCCGAGTTCGGCGAGCTGCGTGGAGAGAAAGAGATTGCGGCGCAGATTGGTGGCATCGACCACCACGAGCACGGCCCGCGGCGGGGCGAGGTCCTCGACGTGGCCGAGGAGAACGTCGATCGCGACCATCTCGTCCGGCGACTGTGCCGCCAGCGAATAAGTGCCCGGCAGGTCGACGAGCGTGACCTGGTGGCCGTCGATGTCGAGTGTCCCGGTGTGACGTTCGACCGTCACCCCGGGGTAGTTGGCCGTTTTCTGCTTCAGGCCCGTGAGGGCATTGAACAGCGTGCTCTTGCCGGTGTTGGGATTGCCGATGACCGCCACCACCGGCGTCGAATGGGGCGATCGGGCAAGGTCCTGGGGCGGGTGGGGGCCGAGCGGAGCAGTGGTGCTCATTTCAGCAGATCGATTTCGACACGACGCGCTTCTTCGCGTCGCAACGACAGGGCGTAGCCCATGATCTGTACTTCCAGCGGATCGCCGCCGATGGCCCGGCGCGTCATCGCAATTTCCGAGCCCTCCAGGAGCCCAAGCGCCATGAGACGCTGAACGAGCGGTCCGTCCCCGTCGATCCTGAGGATCCGGCCGCGCTGGCCCGGTTTCAATTCATCAAGCGTCATCGTTCGGCTTCCCGCCGCGTGGGAATTGCACGCTTGACTATTCTATAGGGAGAACAAGGGTGCTGCCTGTGCAGGCAGCGCGACGTCTGGCCCGCTCGCAGGGCGGGTTCGCTGGCTATCGCCCCGGATTCAGTTCGCCTGCGCGGGGTGCGGCAGGATGGGTCGGGTGGCGCCCTGCTGGAGCGTTTCGAGTTCCTGCTCGTAGACCCGG
This genomic interval from Gammaproteobacteria bacterium contains the following:
- a CDS encoding FeoA family protein; this translates as MTLDELKPGQRGRILRIDGDGPLVQRLMALGLLEGSEIAMTRRAIGGDPLEVQIMGYALSLRREEARRVEIDLLK